One window from the genome of Rhodopirellula halodulae encodes:
- the mdh gene encoding malate dehydrogenase: protein MRRAKITIVGAGNVGATCAHWCAAAELGDVVLLDIPQTEDMPRGKALDLMQASPIMGFDSNIVGTTDYADTADSDVIVVTAGIPRKPGMSRDDLLATNAKIVTSVAEQIKATSPNAVVIVVSNPLDAMVQQMFKVTGFDPAKVCGQAGVLDTARYRTFLAMELGVSVEDISALLMGGHGDTMVPIPSCTSVGGIPVTQLIAKERLDEIVDRTRKGGAEIVSLLKTGSAYYAPAAACAQMVEAVVKDKKRVIPVAAYCQSEYGVGGYYVGVPVVLGSGGVERIIELTLTEDETKAFQNSVDAVKSLVSTMDGLLA from the coding sequence ATGCGTCGCGCGAAAATCACCATCGTCGGAGCCGGAAATGTTGGTGCCACCTGTGCTCACTGGTGTGCCGCCGCTGAACTCGGCGACGTCGTTTTGCTGGACATCCCTCAAACTGAAGACATGCCACGCGGCAAGGCTTTAGATTTGATGCAAGCCTCCCCGATCATGGGCTTTGATTCCAACATCGTCGGCACCACCGACTACGCCGACACCGCTGACAGCGATGTGATCGTGGTCACCGCGGGCATCCCACGTAAACCTGGCATGAGCCGCGACGACTTGTTGGCCACCAACGCCAAAATTGTCACCAGCGTTGCCGAGCAAATCAAAGCCACCAGCCCCAACGCCGTTGTGATCGTCGTCAGCAACCCGCTGGACGCGATGGTGCAACAGATGTTCAAGGTCACCGGCTTTGATCCCGCCAAAGTTTGCGGCCAAGCCGGCGTCCTGGATACCGCTCGGTACCGCACTTTCCTGGCCATGGAACTGGGCGTCAGCGTCGAAGACATCAGCGCCCTGCTCATGGGCGGACACGGCGACACCATGGTGCCGATCCCAAGCTGCACCAGCGTTGGTGGCATCCCCGTCACCCAGTTGATCGCCAAAGAACGCTTGGACGAAATCGTCGATCGCACCCGCAAGGGCGGAGCCGAAATCGTCTCGTTGCTGAAGACCGGCAGCGCCTATTACGCTCCCGCGGCCGCTTGTGCCCAAATGGTCGAAGCGGTTGTCAAAGACAAAAAACGCGTGATTCCAGTCGCCGCCTACTGCCAATCCGAATACGGCGTGGGTGGTTACTATGTCGGCGTCCCTGTTGTCCTCGGCAGCGGTGGCGTGGAGCGGATCATCGAATTGACGCTCACCGAAGACGAAACGAAGGCATTCCAAAACAGCGTCGACGCGGTGAAATCGCTGGTCTCGACCATGGACGGCTTGCTCGCCTAG